A portion of the Rhodobacter xanthinilyticus genome contains these proteins:
- a CDS encoding type II toxin-antitoxin system RelE/ParE family toxin, giving the protein MIKSFTNKQLKALWETGKSKIDARMHPRILRRLDVLDAATAPEDMNLPGFDFHGLKGHNPTRYTVHVNGPWCITFEFRDGDAYVLDFEQYH; this is encoded by the coding sequence ATGATTAAGAGCTTCACCAACAAACAGCTGAAAGCCCTCTGGGAAACAGGCAAGTCCAAGATTGACGCACGAATGCACCCGCGCATCCTGCGGCGGCTGGATGTTCTTGACGCTGCAACCGCGCCTGAGGACATGAACCTTCCCGGTTTCGACTTTCATGGCCTGAAGGGCCACAACCCGACCCGCTACACGGTCCATGTGAATGGTCCGTGGTGCATCACCTTCGAGTTCAGGGACGGCGATGCCTATGTCCTGGACTTCGAGCAATATCACTAG
- a CDS encoding HigA family addiction module antitoxin produces the protein MSRNPDRCPTHPGELLREDVIPATGKAKAEIARMLGISRQHLHDVLAERKPVSAEVAVRLGKLFGNEPLVWIRMQGAYDAWHASREVDVSAVPTLIAAE, from the coding sequence ATGAGCCGCAACCCCGACCGTTGCCCGACGCATCCGGGCGAATTGCTTCGTGAGGATGTGATCCCCGCGACCGGCAAGGCCAAAGCAGAAATCGCGCGCATGCTTGGCATTTCGCGCCAGCATCTTCACGACGTCCTAGCCGAGCGGAAACCAGTCAGCGCAGAGGTCGCCGTGCGTCTTGGCAAACTGTTCGGCAACGAACCGTTGGTCTGGATCAGGATGCAGGGCGCCTATGACGCTTGGCACGCTTCCCGCGAAGTGGACGTTTCCGCCGTTCCGACGTTGATCGCTGCTGAATAG